In one window of Pseudomonas putida DNA:
- the fdxA gene encoding ferredoxin FdxA, translated as MTFVVTDNCIKCKYTDCVEVCPVDCFYEGPNFLVIHPDECIDCALCEPECPAQAIFSEDEVPAGMENFLELNAELAEIWPNITERKDPLPDAEEWDGKPGKIADLER; from the coding sequence ATGACCTTCGTCGTCACCGACAACTGCATCAAATGCAAGTACACCGACTGCGTGGAAGTCTGTCCGGTGGACTGCTTCTACGAAGGCCCGAATTTCCTGGTCATTCACCCGGACGAGTGCATCGACTGTGCGCTGTGCGAGCCCGAGTGCCCGGCACAGGCCATTTTCTCGGAGGACGAAGTGCCTGCGGGGATGGAGAACTTCCTCGAGCTCAACGCCGAGCTGGCTGAGATATGGCCGAACATCACCGAGCGTAAGGATCCCCTGCCGGACGCTGAAGAATGGGATGGCAAGCCAGGCAAGATCGCTGATCTGGAGCGCTGA